The DNA window TGTCGGTCGAACGGCCTCCTTTCACGCCGATCACTGTCCGGTTATACCGGTCGTTCGGGACGACCCCCCGTTGATCGACCCGTTGCAGGTTTAAGCCAAAGAAGTTTTTGGCGTCGCCAATGCGGAAATTAACGTCGTGCTGGCTCAGCACCCCCGTGTTGAAGAAAGCCCGGCGCTGATCGTTTGCCTGTGCCGAGTAGGGCACCTGCGCCGTGAGTGTATCGTAACCCCCGCCCTGACGTGGTACCAGTACCGGACCGCCCAGTGCTACCTGCGATCCGTCGTAGGCGGGGCCGAAGCTCTGGTTTTCAAACGGTACGTACAGGCGCAGCCCATTGCGGTCAATATACGGTGCTCCTTCACCACCGTTCGAGCCGAAGCGCGTCTGTAGCTTGGGCATGTAGGAAACGCTCTCAAACTGAGTTGAGTTACTGTACGAAATCTGGGGGGTATTGCTCGTACTGCCGCGTTTTGTCGTGATGACCAGTGCCCCGTTCGACGCGTCAGAACCGTACAGAGCCGCTGCACTTGGTCCCTTCAGAACAGTCGTCGTCTCGACGTCGTTGGGGTTGATGGCACTCAGGAAACTAATGTCGGTAATTACACCGTCGACAACCAGCAGTGCCTGATTATTACCTAGAAATGAACGGGCACCCCGGAGCTGCACACGGACGTTGTTGCCCACCCCGTTGTTCGTTGTGTTGATCTGAAGCCCGGATACTTTGCCGGTCAGGCCCGTGGCTACGTTGATTGGTGCTGCCTGCGTGATCTGCTGGTTATTGACCTTGGCAACGGACCCGCCGATTTCCCGTTCGTTACGCTGAATACCGAACGCCGTTACAACGACCTCGTTCAACGTCGACGCGTCATTTTGAAGAACGACGTTCAGGCTTGTCCGGTTGCCAACTACTACGTCCTGCGACTTGAAGCCCACAAACGAAAATGTCAGCGTGGCACCCGAACCGGCAGAAATCCGGTAAGCGCCGTTGGCGTCAGTTGTCGTTCCCCTTGATGTTCCTTTCACTACGACACTTACACCGGGTAAAGTCGTTCCGTCGTCTGATGAAGTCACGCGGCCCGTCACGACTGCATCCTGCGCCATAAGCGGCAGGCAAAACAGGAGCGACAGCAGCCAGCTTCCGAATAAAACTTTTTTCATAAAAGTTAACAAGGAAATAGATGTACAGAGAATTGATAAAATCCGTTAATCCGCCTTTAATATTTTGATAATGTTGATTAAAGAGAGATTAAAGAAAATTTTATTAAATGCAAATTACAAAGAAACCGAACAATAGTTGGTGATAACTGACGGCTACAATAGATGAGAGAAATTGCATTTTAGCGTGTTATACTCAGTATTCCGCAGGGTAAATACTCACTAGTGAAATGTTAATATGTATAGGTACTATTGTGTTACTAGAGTAAAGCCGTATGATATTTTGTTATTGAATTATTGACCTAGACAAAATTGCTAATTCTCAAAATCGATTTTAGCACATTATTTTTTATAGCCTGGTTAATACGGGAGTAAGTTATTTGGGTGCCCACGTGACGGTTTTAGTCACGTTTTGGTCCGTCGATGCCGCGTCGAAGCGCCGGGTTCATAAAACCTTAACAGATCAGTAGGCGGATACCCATTAATTTCGACTGGCTGCAACAAACCCATCAGCTGCATCGACTCATCCGACCAGTACGTTTATCTGCCAATACAAAGGGGGCTTGGCTGATATGCCTACTGCTTAGCTGCGGCTATATAGAAACGTACGGGCAGATCAGGGAGAACGTCTACCCCCTTGATCGCTCATCGCCCGACAGCGTATATGTGCGGCTGAACCGGCAACTGGCGCAGGCCACTCAGCGAGGTGACCTGAGCGGGCAGGCCGACAAACAGCAACAGCTGGGTTTGTTGCTGTACCATCAGGGTAATTACGCGTCCGGAATCCGGCATCTGCTACAGGCGCAGAACATACTGCGCCGGACGGATCAGGCCGATCGGCTGGCCGAAAATCTGAATCAGCTCGGTACGGTTTACTATTACAACCGGCAACCACGGCTGGCGCGCCGACAGTTCGATGAAGCGGAAGACATCTACCAACGAACGCAAAATTGGCTGGGCCTGGCGCAGACCTACGGCAACATTGGGCATCTGTACGAAAAAGAAGGCGATCTGCCCACGGCTTTGCACTACCAGCACCGGGCACTGGCCCAGCACCGGGGCACCCGTCAGCCCGCCAGCCTCGCGGTTATCTACGAGAACCTGGGCAGTATTTACGAAGATCAGGCCCGCTACGACTCCGCCCGATTCTACTATCAGTCGGCTTTGCGGTTGCTGCCCTCCGCCGACCGGAGTGGGCAGATTGGCCTGATCAACAACCTGGGGGATATTTATCGGAAAACGGGGCAGTACACCCCGGCGCTGCAACAGTACCGGCAAAGTGTTCGGCAGGCAAGACAACTGAATGATAAGTACCAGCTGAACGGGGCCTATCGCGACATGGGCAAGACGTTTCAGCTACTGGCGCAGCACGACAGTGCTTACCACTACTTCGAAGCCAGCCACGACCTGACCGACACGCTCTACGCCATCGAAACGAACCGACAAATTGCCCTTATGCAGACATTGCACGATGTCGAGCGCAAAGACAATCAGATTGCCCAGCTACACGATCGGGAACGCCTGAACGTACTTATTACGGGCGGTACTATCGCGGGGCTGTTACTAACCGGCGGGCTGGCACTGGTTATCATCAGTCGGCAACGGTTGAAAATCCGGACGGAAGCGGCTCGCTCACAGCAGGCGACTCAAATCTATCAGACGCAGCGCGACCTTATGGAGGCTGAACTGACCAACAAGCAGCTGTCGGAAGAAAATCTGCGCTACCAACTGCAACTGAAGGGGCAGCAACTGACATCACACACGCTGCACCTGATTCAGAAAAATCAGGTACTGGACGACCTGCGTGCTGACCTGAACACGCTGCTCAGCGACGACAAGCGCGACCAGCGCCGACAACTGAAGCAGGTCGTGCAGAAGATCGGGCAGAGTTTCAGCCATGACAAAAACTGGGATGATTTCCGGGCGACTTTCGATCAGGTTCACCCCCGGTTTATGGCCGATCTGCTGCGTCAGCACCCTGATCTGACGTCGGCCGAACTGCGGCTGGCGGCTCTGCTACGGATGAACATGACCTCGGCCGATACCGCCACCCTGCTTGGCATCTCGGCCGACAGTCTGCGCGTATCGCGCTACCGGCTACGCAAAAAGCTGGAGTTGGGAGAGGGCGAATCGCTGTCGGCTTTCGTGCAGCGTTTTGGGAGCTAGTTTTACGAACTGACCACCATCCTTAACATAATGATAATTGGCAGTTTGTAACGGATTATATCATTGGTTGTCAGTGGGTTGTCTGGTTATTGTTCACGCTGTTGCCTTTTTGTTCACGGTCGGTTTGCGGGAGAGGGCCGGGCTTTGTTTGGCCTGACCTGCCTGCTCCGATAACCTTTGTGTCGGCAGACGATAGCCAACCACCGGGCGTCTGTACGAACGAAATGCGAACAATTTACTGGCTTATCCTTGTCGGGCTGATAACCGCTCAGGTAGCATCGGCTGCTACCCTCCGAGGGCGGGCAACGGATGCTGTTACGGGCGAAACAATCATTGGCGCAACGGTTCGGCTGGAAGCCACAAAGCTCTACGCCGTAACGGGCCTCGACGGTACCTATATCATCCGGAATGTACCGAGGGGTACCCACACCCTTCAGATCAGCTATATCAGTTATCAGGCTACGGCTCGGCAGGTGACGATCGATCAGCCCGAACTTGTGGTTGACTTTGCGCTCCAGTCCGACGAGAAGGTGCTGAGTGAGGTTATCGTGTCGGGTAAGCGCGACGGCAGCAGCGACAACACCGCCCGCGACCTCGAACGCAATGCCCACCAGATTACCAACGTCGTATCGGGCCGCACCATCGAACTGTCGCCCGACCTAACCGTTGCCAACGTCATACAACGCGTGTCGGGTATCAGCATCGAACGAAACTCCAACGGCGACGGTCAGTACGCGATCCTGCGCGGGATGGACAAACGGTACAACTACACGCTGGTCAACGGGGTGAAGATACCCAGCCCTGACAACCGCTACCGCTACGTCCCGCTCGACATTTTTCCGTCGGAACTGCTCGACCGGCTGGAGGTCTACAAAGCACTTACGCCCAGCATGGAAGGCGATGCGGTCGGCGGTGCCATCAACATGGTCATGCGCGACGCCCCTGACCGGCCAACCGTACTGGCGAACCTGGCAACCGGCTACAGCGAACTCTTTGCCAACCGGCCGTTTGTGCGCTTCGATACGAAAAACATTAACCCCCAATCGCCCTACGAGCAGTTCGGAAATGCGTATTCGGCCAAATCGACGGATTTCAACAAAGCTTCATCGACCTATACCTCAGCAACCCCTCCGCCCAACCTGATCGGGAGCTTCGCCATCGGCAACCGTTTTCTGAACCGGCGGCTGGGCGTAATGCTGGCGGGGAGTCTGCAAAACACATTTCGGGGCAGCAACAGCCTGTTCTTCACCGGCGACGTAGTCGATACACTGCGCGGAGTTACGCTCGACAAGCAAAGCGAACGGCAGTATTCCGAACACCAGACTCGCTACGGCGTTCACGCCAAGATCGACTACCGGTTCGGTAACGGCGGTGGGCCTGGCCGGCATAAACTTCAGTGGTTCAACGCATTTATTGGGCTAAACAACGCGCAGATTCGCGAAACGAAAACGACGCAACTGGGCATCGGTGGTTACGATCCGGTGCAGGGTAATGCAACGCTGGGCTTTGAAACCCGCTCGCGGCTGACGCAGCAGAAAATCTACAACAGCACCCTACAGGGCACCCACCAACTCACCGACGTGCTGGCCCTCAACTGGTCGGCGGTGTATTCGCTGGCCACCAATGCCGTTCCTGATCAAACGTATATCTCGCTGCTGGGCACCCGGAAAAACTTCGTGGAAACCCGTACGACCGTGCAGGACGGGCAGCGACGGTGGGAACACAACACCGACAACGACCTCGCCGGTTACCTGAACCTGACGCTGAAAACCAACCTGCTGAATACGCAGGTGAAATGGATGGCCGGGGGCTCTACCGCGACAAACGACGCACGAATTTTTACAATAACTACACCATCCGACCCAGCAACCCGTTTGCGGTCTACGGCGTCGACTTTACTGATTACAACCAGATCAGCTACGCTATCCAGAATCCGCTGGGATCGGTGGCGTCGGCGCTGAACTACGACGCGACGGAGCAGACGACATCGGGTTATCTGCAATTCCGCACGGTCGATAAACCGCTGGAAGTCATCGGCGGGCTACGGGTTGAGCACACCAATCAGGGGTACGCCATGAAATTCCCGATTGGCGAAGACAACCCCACCGGCAGTCAGATTTATACCGATCTGCTGCCCAGCCTAAACTTCCGCTACCGGTCTAACCCGCTGACTAACTGGCGGCTGTCGTACTTCCGCTCGCTGAACCGGCCCGGCTTTTTCGAGATCGTACCGTACCGCATCGTCAACGAAGAGTACCAGGAGCGGGGCAACCCCAACCTGAAACGCGCCATCGCCGACAACGTCGACCTGCGCTACGAATTCTTTCCCCGCCCACTGGAGCAGTTTATGGTCGGCCTGTTCTACAAGCACATCAAAGACCCCATCGAATACACGCTGCAAAAAGACGCCATCCGGGGGCAGGACCTGTACTACGGGCCGGGCAACTTCGGTAACGCCACCAACTTCGGACTCGAACTCGACGCGATAAAGTACTTCCGGCAGTGGGGCGTAAAGGCAAACTACACCTACACCAATTCGAGCATCACCACGCCCAAGTCGAAGCGCATCCGCAACGCCCAGGGCGATCTGCAAACGATCACCGTCAACCAGACGCGCGCACTGTACGGACAGTCGGCCCACATCGCCAATCTGTCGCTGCTGTATCGCGACACGAACCACGGCTGGGATGGGCAGCTTGCCGCCAGCTACACCGGGCCGCGTATCAACACGGTATCGCAGTTTGTGGATAACGACCTGTACCAGAAGGGATTCATTCAGATGGATGCGTCGCTGGAAAAGCGAATCGGTAAAACGGGCCTGCTCCTATTCGGCAAAGCGAATAACCTGCTCAATACACCCGCCGAGATTTTTATCCGGAACATCAACAAAAACAACGGCGACGCGCCCAATCAGGACTTACCAGGCCAAACGCTGATCCGGCGCGACTTCTACCAGCGGTCGTACGTGCTGGGTGTCCGCTACAAGCTGTAACCAAACCAACGAACATCTAACCAACTGATTACCATGAAACAACTGTTTATGCTGGCTATCGGCGCGACGCTGCTGCTGACCGGCTGTTCCAAAACCAACGATACAAGTTCGACCGTTACGCCAACGACGACCCCAACGGTCAACAATTCGGTATCGGGCGACGTGTCGGGTGTCTGGTCGAAAGGCAACACCTATAATGTCACGGGCCACATTCAGGTACCGGCCAGCCAGTCGCTGGTGATTCAGGAAGGGGTAAACGTCGTGTTCAGCGACTCGACGGTGAAGCCGGAATTTATCGTGAAAGGCAACCTGTACGTGGTGGGTACGTCGGCCAGCCCGGTGAAGTTTACCGTACCCGATGCCTGGAAAACCACGGCCAACCTGTTCGGGAATCTGTGGGGGGGCATCATTGCCGCGCCAACCTGTACGGAGATGCTTATCGACAACGCCATTCTGGAATATGGCGGTGCCGTTACGACCGAAAGTTCACCGTCGGTAAAAGCGGGTCTGTACAAAGCCGCAGCGGGCAACCACGTACCGGCCGTCAACTACTCGAACGTCAACGGTAAGCTGGTTATCGTCAATAGCCGGTTAAACAACCAGAATGAAGACGGTTTCTACATCGAAGGCGGTAAAGTGATTATCGCCAACAACAAGATTTACACCACGGGTGTATCGGGTGGCGATGCCATCAACATCAAGTCGGGCGTGCAGGCCGACGTTGCGTACAATCTGGTTTATAGCCCGAACACCAACGCGCTGAAACTCTCGAACACCGGCGACCGCACCCCACAAGCCTACGTAATTGGCTACAACAACACCATCGTAAACGCGGGCTGGCGTCGGCCAACCATCAAGGGCGGATCGATCTGGGTGGAAATTGCGGTACGCGCCGAACTGTATAACAACCTGCTGGCCAACGACCGTTTCGGTGTCAAGCGTGATCCGAAAAATCCGGAAGACAACCGTTCAAAAGTGAGCAACAACCTGTACTACGGCGCTACGCAGGATGGCGTAACCGGCTTCCAGACCACCAGCGAAATTCTGGCTGGTACGAGCGACGTTACCAGCAAAACGGTGGGCGATAACGATCCGAAATTTGTGAACTACCCGCTCAGCACCGACCTGAAAAACGCGACCTTCAACACGGCCTGGGATTTCCGCCTGATGAGCGGTTCGCCCGCCATCGGTAAAGGCACCACAAGCTTCACGCCCATGTACTCAATCACCGGTCTGAGCTTCGCCAACGGTACCACCTACAAATCGCCCGTCCCCTCGACCACCATCGGCGCCTACGGGGCGAACTAGTCGTTGAGTTCAAGGTCTAAGGTTCAATGTTTAACGTTAAACCTTAGACCTTGAACCTTAGACCTTAAACCATGAACTACAAACCTCTTCTGCTACTGCTGGGCGTTGTCGCCTGTCAGACGCAGCAACATACAATTCAGACGACGTCGACGGCCGACAAATCGGCAGCGGACGTCGTTAAACCAGTCGTGATAACAGATTCCGTCCTGCACGATACCGACGATCCGGCCGTTTGGATCAATCCTGGCGATCCTGCTAAAAGCCTGATTGTCGGGACGGATAAAGACAAAGACGGCGGGCTCTACGTGTTCGACCTGAACGGCAAGCTACAGGCCGATAAAACGGTGCGTGGTCTGCAACGCCCCGACAATGTCGACATCGAATACGGCCTGATGTTGAACGGCAAACCCACCGACATCGCCGTAGCGACCGAGCGACTGACGCACAAGCTGCGCATCTACTCCCTGCCCGATATGAAGCCCATCGACAAAGGCGGACTCGATATGTTCGTGGGCGAAACCGGTACCGACTACCGCGATCTGATGGGTATCTCGCTCTATAAAAATAAAGCGGGTGTGATTTACGCCATCGTTGGTCGCAAAAACGGCCCCACAGACGGCTCGTATCTATGGCAGTATCGGCTCGATGACGACGGTATGGGGGCTGTACAGGCAACGCTGGTGCGTAAGTTCGGGCAATACAGCGGACTGAAAGAGATCGAGTCTATTGCTGTCGACGATCAGCTGGGCTATGTATATTATTCCGACGAAGGAAAGGGTGTTCACCAGTACTACGCCGATCCGGAGAAAGGGAATCAGGAACTGGCTCTGTTCGCGACGACCGGCTTCACCGAAGACCACGAAGGCATCTCAATTTACAACCTGACCGACAGCACCGGTTACATCCTGGTGTCGGATCAGGGAGCCAACAAGTTTCACATTTTCACGCGGGAGGGTACGGCGCAGAACCCGTTTGAACACGCGCTGGTGAAAGTCGTGACGGTAAAAGCTGCGCAAAGCGACGGGTCCGAAACGATTTCCGTGCCGCTGAACGGGCAGTTTCAATATGGTCTGTTCATCGCCATGAGCGACGATCGCACGTTTCATCTCTACCGGTGGGAAGATATCATGCCACTCAGCAACCGGCCACTCACGAACCGCTAGACAACGGTTCTATTTCGTACAAGCAAAAGGGAAACTTCACATGAAGTTTCCCTTTTGCTTGTACGAAATACGCTTCCTGTTTTAGTCTGTTGAAAAACGCCGGACGATGCCCTGCTTGCTTACGTTTACCCTTTTTGCCACAGCAGGTCAATCGGCGGGGAGTATACATGATCGGCAATGTTATCAAAAGGTATTATATGCGTAATATGGGGTATTTGGGGCATCGGTAGTGTGTATAGCAGTATTATTAAAAATGCATTAAACATAGTGCTACGCAGGGATCGTGATAAGTAGATTTAATGCGTCGGGAAAAACGGTAAGCTAAAGCCTTATAGTTTAAAAACAGTACTGCGTATAGAAAGTGAATTGTCTGTGAGTAGTAATACGGTAAGGTGTTGAAAAGGGATAAAAATTACGGTGAATTTACTTTGGCAGAAACAGACTAAAATGTCCACGAATATACTAGCCCAAATTAATACGACTCAAGAGCTGAGCAAGTAAGAAATCTGTAGCGCATCTATCGCCCGTAATGGTCATATGTGTCGATAAGGGCCATTTTGTGCCTGAATCGGGCTGCTGAATACATCAGCAAATTCACGCTGCAACGGTCAAAGAAATAAGCAAAATACGGTTCATTATTTTTCTGCGACACATAGGAAAATTATTGTTGAACTGGGTAAAAATACTATGATGATTATGAGTTAAAAATAGAATGAAAATTGCATCATACTTTGTCAATCTGCTTTTAGTTTCACATCTATCGAAATAGTGATAAGTGAATCTGCGCAAAAGAATATTCTGTTGTTCGATAATGTAATAGACGAATAAGTAGGCGGTATGGTGGGATACGCAATTTTATTTTTTAATAAATCTTTAATAGGTTTGTCTTTAATACCATCTGATCAGTGTTAGATCACATTAACTTAAACTATGTTCTATGCGTAAATTTCTACTAACACAGTTTTTGCTGTGTTTACTTGCTATTCCCTTGTTGGCTCAGGACCGGGTCGTCAGCGGGAAGATCACTTCATCAGAAGACAACTCCGCACTACCGGGGGTCAACATCACGATCAAAGGCACCACCCGTGGTGTCACGTCGGATGCTGACGGCAATTACAGCATCAGCGTACCGACTACGGCAACTACACTGGTGTACTCGTTCATCGGCTACAAAAGGCAGGAAGAGGCTATTGGCAATAAGAACATTGTCAACGTCATACTGGCAGCCGACGCGTCGACATTGCAGGAGTTCGTCGTGACGGCGCAGGGTATCCGCAAAAACCCGCGGGAGCTTGGTTATGCCGTGTCAAACGTCAAAACTGAAGACGTAACTGTAGGTCGCTCGCCCCAATTGGCGCAGGCCTTATCGGGCAAAGTAACGGGTCTGGCCGTTTATAATGTCAATAACAGCGTTGATCCGGCAGTTAAGATTGTACTGCGGGGTTACCGATCGCTGACGGGTAACAACGAAGCCCTTGTCGTACTTGATGGTATGCAGACCACGTCGACCGTTCTATCGACGATAAACCCGGTCGATATCGAAAGCGTATCGATTCTGAAAGGTGGCCAGGCCGCAACGCTGTACGGCTCGGCCGGTATCAACGGAGCAATCATCATCACGACCAAGAAAGGCAATAAGGGTAAGCTCAAAGTTTCGTACTCCAACAGCACGAACTTCGATCAGATCAGCTTCATGCCCCAGCTTCAGGATAAGTACGGTTCAGGTTCGCACTACGCGACTTCGTTTGGCGGAACGGGCTACAAGACCGACTATCTGGAGCGGATGAAAGACAACTGGCGGTCATACGAAAACCAGCAGTATGGCGATCAGTTCGACGGGTCAACCCGGATTCAGGGTCGTACGGCAGAAGATGGTAGTCAGCTGCTGATCCCGTACACGGCCATTCCAAATGCCCGCCGGAAAGCGTTCAATACCGGCGTTTCGGTCAACAACCAAATCAATTTTCAGGGGGGCGACGAAACCAGCTCTTTTTACCTGTCCCTCGAAAATCAGTCGATAAACGGTATTGTGCCCGGCGACAAGAGCAACCGCACGGGAACACGGCTGTCTGCGACGAAAGAGTATGGTAAACTGACGGCCAGTTTCAACGCAGCCTACGTACAGAATGTGGTTGACCGGACATCGTCGGATTTTTACAACAACATACTTAATCAGCCGGCCAACCTGCCCCTGAGCGACCTGCGCAACTGGCAAACAAATCCGCTGGCCAACCCCAATGGGTTCTACAACGATTACTACAATAATCCGTATTTCGAAGCTGACAACAACCGGCTTAAATACAAGGATGCCAACTTGAATGGTAACGTCAATCTGACGCTTCGGGCTACGCCCTGGCTGTCGTTTGTCGAGCGGCTGGGTGTGCTAAACAACTCCCGGACGGGTAAGAATACGACTGGCAAATTCACCTATACCGACTGGGCGAAGAACAGCGCCTTCATTCCGTCTCCCTTCTTCCGGGATGGCGACGGCACGGGTATTTACCGGGCCATCACCGACATTCAGGGTTCGGTGCTGGATTATTCGGGTACGGAAAACGTCATCAACAACGAATTCCAGATTCAACTGGCGAAGGATTTCGGACCGCTGACGAACCGATTGATTCTGGGTAACAGCCTGTATCAGCGGACGACCAACAACATAGCTGTCGGATCAAGCTCAATCGTTGTTCCCGATGTATACAACGTGTCGAACCGGCAGGGTATCCTGACGGGGGGCAGATTCTGACGCAGGAACGCCGGCTTGGCTACTATGCCGACCTGACGATGAACTACCGTAACTGGCTGACGGTAAATGGTTCGTTCCGGTTCGATCAGACATCGCGCTTTTACAAGCCCACCCGCGCAGCCAACTTCTGGTCGTATCCTTACTATGGCGTAGCGGTGTCGTTTATTGCGACCGACGCGTTCCCGGCTATCAAGGGTAACACGCTGAACTACCTGAAACTACGGGCCAACTACAACAAGAACGCCAACGACAATATTCCCCTGTACGGATTGGATCTGACTTACCCCAACGGAGCCAGTTTCCCGTACGGTAATGCCGTAGGTCTAACGGTAGGCAATACACTTCCCGACCCGAACCTCAAGCCGGAGCAGGTCTATTCGAGTGAAGTTGGCGCAGAATTCCAGTTGTTCAATAACCGGGTAAACGTCGATGTGTCGGCGTATACACAGACGTCGAAAGGACAGGTTATTACCGTTCGTGTTCCTAACAGTACTGGTTTCCAGAACCTGCTGATCAACGTGGGCGAAACCCGTAACTGGGGCTACGAAGCCGAACTGAAGTATCTCATCGCCCGTGCCGGGAAGTTTACCTGGGATGCCAGTGTTCGTTACTCGTACAACGACAATAAAGTTATCGACTTGTACCCGGGTATCAACGAATTCCAGATCGGCGGTCTTTCGTATGCCAATACGAACGTAATCAAAGATTCGCGCTTCCCGATTCTGAAAACCGACGGCTACCAGTATGCACCGGATGGGTCGGGCCGGGTGCTGGTTAATGCCACGACGGGTTATCCCCTGCGCAATACGTCGCTGCTGCCACGTGGAGGTGTACTGCCCCGGCACATCGCGGGCTTGGGGTCGAAAATGGAATACGGCGATTTCGGCTTCACGTTCAACTTCGAGTATCGGGGTGGCAACGTAATGTTCAGCGACCTAGGTCGTCAGATGACATTCACCGGTACGGGTAAATGGACGGAAGATCGGGCACCCCATATCTTCCCAAACTCGGCTTACTTGGGTCCCGATGGCACAACGGTCGTGCCGAACACAACGGTTAACGTACGTGAGGCTGAATATTCGTTGTGGGTAGACAACTACCGGCTGATCTCGGAAAATTTCGTTACGCCAGCCTGGTTTATCAAACTCCGCGACATCAATCTGTCGTACCGTTTGCCCCAGCGCCTGATGGAACGGACGAAAATCTTCTCAGGGGCTAGTATCGCGCTGTATGGCCGCAACCTGCTGACGATTGTCGACAAACTGAACTACTACACGGACCCCGAATTCAGCTATCAGGGCAACCCTACGCCGGGCAGTCAGGCTACGCAAGTTCCTACGACTAACTCGGCAGTTGGTATCGGTATCAACACGACGGGGCAGACTCCGCCCGTTCGCCAGTACGGCGTCAACATCAACCTCACATTCTAGTAATCGTCAATACTGACTTGAGATGAAACTAAAAGCGTTAACAATAGCCACACTGATCGCCCTAGGTGGTTGCAGTACCAGGGACTTTCTGAATATAAATACCAACCCCAACCAATTACCTACCTCGACGCCCAACTTCGTATTTACGAACGCGTTGAACGTCACCGCAACGAATCTGGCGGGTAACAATGCTGGTAACGCCGGTCAGAACGCCAACGAACTTGGTTTCTATTGGGCCGGACAATGGTCGCAGGGCAACGGGTACATCATCAACACGGCCCAGTTTGCCTACCAGTTTACGAACGGCGATTTCAACTACTGGGACACGTTCTACGATAATCTGGAGGATTACCAATTCGTGATCAACAACGCCGATGCCAACAGCCAGAAGTTTCTGAAAGGCCCGGCGAAGGTGATGAAAGCGATGATCTTCCAGCAATTGGTCGATATGTATGGCAACATTCCTTATACGGATGCTCTGAAAGGGGCTTCGGTACTGGCCCCTAAGTTCGACGATCAGAAGGCTGTGTACGAAGCCCTGATAACGTCGCTCGATGAAGCCATCGTCGATCTGAAAGCAAACCCATTCACGGGTGGTTTTGGTACGGCAGATATTGCCTTTGGTGGTAACACAACCCGGTGGGTGCAGTTTGCCAATTCGTTGAAGATGCGGATTCTAATTCGCCAGTCGCGCATTACGGGCCGTGATTCGTATATCAAGCCGGAGATCAACAAGATCGTAACGGAAGGATCGGGCTTTCTGACGGGTTACGAAGCCAGCATTGGTGGCCCATCGTTCTTCCAGCCGGCAGCCGGGCAGCTCAACCCTGCCTATGATCGATGGGGGTATAGCGAAACAGGGGCGAAGCGCGCACTCAACAACTACCCGCGCCCAACTCAGTTTCTGATCAATACGCTAAAAATGAACGGGGATACCCTGCGTCTGAAGCGTATTGCCTACGCAACCGGTGGCGAAAACAGCA is part of the Spirosoma rhododendri genome and encodes:
- a CDS encoding right-handed parallel beta-helix repeat-containing protein — encoded protein: MKQLFMLAIGATLLLTGCSKTNDTSSTVTPTTTPTVNNSVSGDVSGVWSKGNTYNVTGHIQVPASQSLVIQEGVNVVFSDSTVKPEFIVKGNLYVVGTSASPVKFTVPDAWKTTANLFGNLWGGIIAAPTCTEMLIDNAILEYGGAVTTESSPSVKAGLYKAAAGNHVPAVNYSNVNGKLVIVNSRLNNQNEDGFYIEGGKVIIANNKIYTTGVSGGDAINIKSGVQADVAYNLVYSPNTNALKLSNTGDRTPQAYVIGYNNTIVNAGWRRPTIKGGSIWVEIAVRAELYNNLLANDRFGVKRDPKNPEDNRSKVSNNLYYGATQDGVTGFQTTSEILAGTSDVTSKTVGDNDPKFVNYPLSTDLKNATFNTAWDFRLMSGSPAIGKGTTSFTPMYSITGLSFANGTTYKSPVPSTTIGAYGAN
- a CDS encoding TonB-dependent receptor yields the protein MRTIYWLILVGLITAQVASAATLRGRATDAVTGETIIGATVRLEATKLYAVTGLDGTYIIRNVPRGTHTLQISYISYQATARQVTIDQPELVVDFALQSDEKVLSEVIVSGKRDGSSDNTARDLERNAHQITNVVSGRTIELSPDLTVANVIQRVSGISIERNSNGDGQYAILRGMDKRYNYTLVNGVKIPSPDNRYRYVPLDIFPSELLDRLEVYKALTPSMEGDAVGGAINMVMRDAPDRPTVLANLATGYSELFANRPFVRFDTKNINPQSPYEQFGNAYSAKSTDFNKASSTYTSATPPPNLIGSFAIGNRFLNRRLGVMLAGSLQNTFRGSNSLFFTGDVVDTLRGVTLDKQSERQYSEHQTRYGVHAKIDYRFGNGGGPGRHKLQWFNAFIGLNNAQIRETKTTQLGIGGYDPVQGNATLGFETRSRLTQQKIYNSTLQGTHQLTDVLALNWSAVYSLATNAVPDQTYISLLGTRKNFVETRTTVQDGQRRWEHNTDNDLAGYLNLTLKTNLLNTQVKWMAGGSTATNDARIFTITTPSDPATRLRSTASTLLITTRSATLSRIRWDRWRRR
- a CDS encoding tetratricopeptide repeat protein, whose product is MRLNRQLAQATQRGDLSGQADKQQQLGLLLYHQGNYASGIRHLLQAQNILRRTDQADRLAENLNQLGTVYYYNRQPRLARRQFDEAEDIYQRTQNWLGLAQTYGNIGHLYEKEGDLPTALHYQHRALAQHRGTRQPASLAVIYENLGSIYEDQARYDSARFYYQSALRLLPSADRSGQIGLINNLGDIYRKTGQYTPALQQYRQSVRQARQLNDKYQLNGAYRDMGKTFQLLAQHDSAYHYFEASHDLTDTLYAIETNRQIALMQTLHDVERKDNQIAQLHDRERLNVLITGGTIAGLLLTGGLALVIISRQRLKIRTEAARSQQATQIYQTQRDLMEAELTNKQLSEENLRYQLQLKGQQLTSHTLHLIQKNQVLDDLRADLNTLLSDDKRDQRRQLKQVVQKIGQSFSHDKNWDDFRATFDQVHPRFMADLLRQHPDLTSAELRLAALLRMNMTSADTATLLGISADSLRVSRYRLRKKLELGEGESLSAFVQRFGS
- a CDS encoding TonB-dependent receptor domain-containing protein; the protein is MRPSNPFAVYGVDFTDYNQISYAIQNPLGSVASALNYDATEQTTSGYLQFRTVDKPLEVIGGLRVEHTNQGYAMKFPIGEDNPTGSQIYTDLLPSLNFRYRSNPLTNWRLSYFRSLNRPGFFEIVPYRIVNEEYQERGNPNLKRAIADNVDLRYEFFPRPLEQFMVGLFYKHIKDPIEYTLQKDAIRGQDLYYGPGNFGNATNFGLELDAIKYFRQWGVKANYTYTNSSITTPKSKRIRNAQGDLQTITVNQTRALYGQSAHIANLSLLYRDTNHGWDGQLAASYTGPRINTVSQFVDNDLYQKGFIQMDASLEKRIGKTGLLLFGKANNLLNTPAEIFIRNINKNNGDAPNQDLPGQTLIRRDFYQRSYVLGVRYKL